A DNA window from Loxodonta africana isolate mLoxAfr1 chromosome 7, mLoxAfr1.hap2, whole genome shotgun sequence contains the following coding sequences:
- the KLHL35 gene encoding kelch-like protein 35 yields MLEASKQEESELSSEAPCTGACHAQRVLQTLNAYRRSGTLTDVVLRAGGRDFPCHRAALSAGSAYFRSLFAAGRPQRCLAVVPVAPEGPGAGLAEAATAAAMAVVLDYVYGAGVRLCAEDQAAAVLALAERLGVAGLREACARFLEGRLRAANSLALRRVAAAFSLASLAERCGRVLRQAFAEVAHHADFLELAADEVAALLADPALGVAREEAVFEAAMRWVRHDAPARRGQLRRLLEHVRLPLLAPAYFLEKVEADELLQACGECRPLLLEARACFILGREVGALRTRPRRFMDLAEVIVVIGGCDRKGLLRLPFADAYHPESRRWTPLPSLPGYTRSEFAACALRNDVYVSGGHINSRDVWMFSSHLHTWIKVASLHKGRWRHKMAVIQGQLFVVGGFDGLRRLRSVERYDPFSNTWAAAAPLPEAVSSAAVAPCAGQLYVIGGAGQDGVNTDKVQCFDPQEDQWSLRSPAPFSQRCLEAVSLEDTIYVVGGLMSKIFTYDPGTDVWGEAAVLPNPVESCGVTVCDGKIHILGGRDDRGDSTDRVFTFDPSSGQVEAQPSLQRCTSSHGCVTIVQSLGR; encoded by the exons ATGCTGGAGGCCTCCAAGCAGGAGGAGTCGGAGCTGAGCTCTGAGGCGCCGTGCACGGGGGCCTGCCACGCGCAGCGCGTCCTGCAGACCCTCAACGCGTACAGGCGGAGCGGCACCCTCACCGACGTGGTGCTGCGCGCTGGCGGCCGCGACTTCCCGTGCCACCGTGCCGCACTCAGCGCGGGGAGCGCCTACTTCCGCAGCCTGTTTGCTGCCGGTCGGCCGCAGCGCTGCCTGGCTGTGGTGCCGGTGGCGCCCGAGGGGCCGGGTGCGGGGCTCGCCGAGGCGGCCACGGCCGCAGCGATGGCCGTGGTACTCGATTACGTGTACGGCGCGGGTGTGCGGCTGTGCGCCGAGGACCAGGCAGCCGCAGTGCTGGCGCTGGCCGAGCGGCTGGGTGTGGCGGGTCTGCGCGAGGCCTGCGCGCGCTTCCTCGAGGGCCGCCTGCGCGCCGCCAACAGTCTGGCGCTGCGCCGCGTGGCCGCCGCCTTCTCGCTTGCCTCGCTGGCCGAGCGCTGCGGCCGCGTGCTGCGCCAGGCCTTCGCCGAGGTGGCGCACCACGCCGACTTCCTGGAGCTGGCAGCCGACGAGGTGGCAGCGTTGCTGGCCGACCCGGCACTGGGCGTGGCCCGAGAGGAGGCCGTATTCGAGGCGGCCATGCGCTGGGTGCGCCACGACGCACCGGCCCGCCGGGGACAGCTGCGGCGCCTACTGGAGCACGTGCGCCTGCCGCTGCTGGCTCCTGCCTACTTCTTGGAGAAGGTGGAGGCGGACGAGCTGCTGCAGGCGTGTGGCGAGTGCCGCCCATTGCTGCTCGAGGCCCGCGCCTGCTTCATCCTGGGCCGGGAGGTCGGTGCGCTGCGAACCCGGCCGCGGAG ATTCATGGACCTAGCGGAAGTGATCGTAGTCATCGGCGGCTGTGACCGCAAGGGGCTTCTGAGGCTGCCCTTCGCCGACGCCTACCACCCAGAGAGCCGGCGCTGGACCCCACTGCCCAGCCTGCCGGGCTACACGCGCTCAGAGTTCGCCGCCTGCGCCCTCCGCAACGACGTCTACGTTTCCG GAGGCCACATCAACAGCCGTGATGTGTGGATGTTTAGCTCCCATCTGCACACCTGGATCAAGGTGGCCTCACTGCACAAGGGCAGGTGGAGGCACAAGATGGCCGTCATTCAAGGCCAG CTGTTCGTGGTGGGCGGCTTTGACGGCCTGCGGCGCCTGCGCAGCGTGGAGCGCTACGACCCCTTCTCCAACACTTGGGCGGCCGCCGCGCCCCTCCCGGAGGCGGTGAGCTCTGCCGCTGTGGCGCCCTGCGCCGGCCAGCTCTACGTGATCGGGGGCGCGGGCCAGGACGGCGTCAACACCGACAAG GTGCAGTGCTTTGACCCCCAGGAGGACCAGTGGAGCCTGAGGTCACCAGCCCCCTTCTCACAGCGGTGTTTAGAAGCCGTCTCCCTTGAGGACACCATCTATGTGGTGGGGGGCCTCATGAGCAAAATCTTCACCTATGACCCTGGCACAGATGTCTGGGGGGAGGCAGCTGTCCTCCCCAACCCTGTG GAGAGCTGCGGTGTGACTGTGTGTGATGGGAAGATCCATATCCTTGGCGGGCGGGATGATCGCGGGGATAGCACCGATAGGGTCTTCACCTTTGACCCCAGCAGTGGCCAAGTGGAGGCCCAGCCGTCCCTACAGCGCTGCACCAGCTCCCACGGCTGCGTCACCATCGTCCAGAGCCTGGGCAGGTGA